From one Tsukamurella tyrosinosolvens genomic stretch:
- a CDS encoding alpha/beta fold hydrolase gives MTERITKFTRSGLTFPVVDSGPIDGEIVVLLHGFPQTPTSWEETAAHLHAQGYRTVVPWQRGYARTASPARRWQYRSSELAADVAALLERTGPAHLVGHDWGSSTAWLTAATYPHLVRTLTAVSVPHPLAFLRAFLRSDQVLKSYYMYLFQIPAVPELLARRFPGRFEAFLRASGMPDDAVRTVVDEVLTPGLLGGGLNYYRGMPFTAVKPGEGTRVACPVTYIWSTDDVALTRAGAELAGEYVDGPYRFVVLDGVSHWIPDERPEQLAAEIVGTAALA, from the coding sequence CGTCGACAGCGGACCGATCGACGGCGAGATCGTCGTTCTGCTGCACGGCTTCCCACAGACGCCGACCTCCTGGGAGGAGACGGCGGCGCACCTGCACGCGCAGGGGTACCGCACCGTCGTGCCGTGGCAGCGGGGGTACGCGCGGACCGCGAGCCCGGCGCGACGCTGGCAGTACCGCAGCTCCGAGCTGGCGGCCGACGTCGCGGCGCTGCTGGAGCGGACCGGGCCGGCGCACCTCGTCGGGCACGACTGGGGATCGTCGACGGCGTGGCTGACGGCCGCGACGTACCCGCACCTCGTGCGCACGCTGACCGCCGTCTCGGTGCCGCACCCGCTCGCCTTCCTGCGCGCGTTCCTCCGCTCCGACCAGGTGCTGAAGTCGTACTACATGTACCTCTTCCAGATCCCCGCGGTGCCGGAGCTGCTGGCCCGACGGTTCCCGGGGCGCTTCGAGGCCTTCCTCCGCGCGAGCGGCATGCCCGACGACGCCGTCCGCACCGTCGTGGACGAGGTGCTGACGCCCGGGCTGCTCGGCGGCGGCCTGAACTACTACCGCGGCATGCCGTTCACCGCGGTGAAGCCCGGTGAGGGTACCCGGGTGGCGTGCCCGGTGACGTACATCTGGAGCACCGACGACGTCGCGCTGACGCGCGCCGGGGCCGAGCTCGCGGGCGAGTACGTCGACGGGCCGTACCGGTTCGTAGTACTCGACGGCGTCAGCCACTGGATCCCCGACGAGCGGCCGGAGCAACTCGCAGCGGAGATCGTGGGCACGGCGGCGCTGGCCTGA